In Amblyraja radiata isolate CabotCenter1 chromosome 28, sAmbRad1.1.pri, whole genome shotgun sequence, one DNA window encodes the following:
- the LOC116989159 gene encoding schlafen family member 13-like — MTLENIRLMETPYPDLVLDAGTVDFGETHRKNMKNNSLKKAQCRKIVISLCALLNSGGGIVHAKVGNKDYNQKTDAIGLDIEQKVYDLVIDPSFVEFTQQGSTMMIFVQSWFNSINEGRNLPRLCSIATKVYRRTGTQCIQLRPLQVEDLFRKKSTTSRSSDEEDSGSSNGPAAKRPCSIPNCGNTESPFDMLHQKEFQYGEVFHFGESAHIEFKDFSGENNSERIKEVIPLIMSSFANANGGFIFIGVTDKRKVVGCRLEEPDSFISDNIGKKLKIVHNCSSPRGNIEYRLNVASVIKGSEVVGSLIMLYVKQFCCVVFADNPDSWTVDNDQVKRMEPTKWAEMLLAKDPELCMNFKNELSVTASPPRCKPVFSVGGDNSLDKMVQEFYKDDYKSFCGIKTFPETVCKELFRGHPGLESLLPGMKPGGRKGILIFSRSWAVDINLPKHNGAICDALLLATGGAPLLYTIVREEDEAITEYSRNTAMSIKQKLVNVGGYAGKLCVIPKILHYVDPEMAKHGNASSQQQTEQVLQVQYPPSYEDLTKDDITKLLKAVTIVLLHFTSVLSDKIGSEFLNLLSFQQFQILHSKHDIENCKKLFIHGLPGTGKTVMAEHLVRRIINTFHCTRDEVLYICENRPLQIFMSQRLDCMCVTRTTFMKDEFPNVKHIVADEAQNFRNEYGAWYNKAHALRTNKETHPNGPGVFWIFMDHFQTSHIFLTGLPTIDDQDPKEELTIVVRNAKKIHNVVLEHVNKTLKSWIEGSRFLKRLAQRKTEIITEMTQMEIVKYIAKQIQYYILEGYAPEDIAILCSTNIECERYLRSLQAKLKTHFVNAEKIQKNVIVLDSLRRFSGLERTIVFAINPVPHPSQSELTSNFVVCAASRARTKLHMFYEDSSLGYA; from the exons ATGACTCTTGAGAACATTCGACTGATGGAGACCCCGTATCCGGACCTGGTGCTGGATGCAGGCACTGTAGACTTTGGGGAAACGCATAGGAAGAACATGAAAAATAACTCCTTGAAAAAGGCGCAGTGCAGAAAGATAGTTATATCACTGTGTGCGCTTTTAAATTCTGGTGGTGGAATCGTTCATGCGAAAGTGGGGAACAAGGATTACAACCAGAAAACGGATGCAATTGGATTAGATATAGAACAAAAAGTTTACGATTTGGTAATAGATCCATCATTCGTTGAATTCACGCAGCAAGGTAGCACCATGATGATTTTTGTGCAGTCGTGGTTCAATAGCATTAATGAAGGAAGGAATTTGCCGCGGTTGTGTTCTATAGCAACTAAAGTTTACCGTAGGACAGGCACTCAGTGTATTCAATTAAGACCCCTTCAAGTGGAGGATTTATTTAGAAAAAAATCAACTACATCCCGAAGTAGTGATGAAGAAGATTCAGGTTCTAGTAATGGCCCAGCAGCAAAAAGGCCTTGTTCAATCCCTAACTGTGGGAATACTGAGTCACCTTTTGATATGTTACATCAAAAAGAATTTCAATATGGTGAAGTTTTTCATTTCGGTGAGTCCGCACACATTGAATTTAAAGATTTTTCAGGGGAAAATAACTCAGAAAGGATAAAGGAAGTAATTCCATTAATAATGTCTTCCTTTGcaaatgcaaatggtgggtttATATTCATAGGTGTCACTGATAAGAGGAAAGTTGTTGGATGTAGGCTTGAAGAACCTGATAGTTTTATATCCGACAATATTGGAAAAAAACTCAAGATTGTGCATAATTGTTCCTCTCCAAGGGGCAACATTGAATACAGACTTAATGTTGCCAGTGTTATTAAGGGATCAGAAGTGGTTGGCTCTTTGATAATGTTATATGTGAAGCAGTTCTGCTGTGTAGTGTTTGCTGACAATCCTGACAGCTGGACCGTAGACAATGACCAAGTTAAGAGAATGGAACCTACTAAATGGGCTGAGATGTTGTTGGCTAAAGATCCTG AACTCTGTATGAATTTTAAGAATGAATTAAGTGTGACTGCATCACCACCAAGGTGTAAGCCTGTGTTTTCAGTTGGAGGTGATAACTCTTTGGACAAGATGGTACAAGAGTTCTATAAAG ATGACTATAAATCCTTTTgtggaatcaaaacatttccagaaACAGTCTGTAAGGAACTATTTCGTGGTCATCCAGGTTTGGAAAGCCTGCTCCCTGGAATGAAACCTGGAGGAAGAAAGGGGATTCTGATATTCTCCAGAAGCTGGGCTGTTGATATAAACTTACCAAAGCACAATGGTGCAATATGTGATGCCCTGCTCCTGGCCACGGGTGGAGCTCCACTGCTCTATACTATTGTCAGAGAAGAAGATGAAGCAATAACTGAGTATTCACGAAACACAGCCATGTCCATCAAACAAAAGCTGGTGAATGTGGGTGGATATGCAGGAAAACTCTGTGTCATTCCTAAAATCCTTCACTATGTAGACCCTGAAATGGCTAAACATGGTAATGCAAGCAGTCAGCAGCAGACTGAACAAGTGTTACAAGTTCAGTACCCACCAAGTTATGAAGACTTAACAAAAGATGACATCACAAAATTGCTGAAAGCAGTCACCATTGTCCTACTACATTTCACGTCTGTCCTAAGTGATAAGATTGGCAGTGAATTTCTCAATCTACTATCATTCCAGCAATTTCAGATCCTTCATTCAAAACACGACATTGAGAACTGTAAAAAACTGTTTATACATGGTCTTCCTGGAACTGGGAAAACAGTTATGGCTGAACATCTCGTCAGAAGAATTATCAACACCTTCCACTGTACAAGAGATGAAGTTCTTTACATTTGTGAAAATAGGCCGTTGCAGATATTTATGAG CCAAAGATTGGATTGTATGTGTGTTACAAGGACAACGTTTATGAAAGATgagtttccaaatgtgaaacaTATCGTCGCTGATGAGGCTCAAAACTTCCGTAATGAATATGGTGCCTGGTATAATAAGGCTCACGCTCTCAGAACAAACAAAGAAACGCATCCTAATGGACCAGGAGTCTTCTGGATTTTCATGGATCATTTCCAAACTTCCCACATTTTTCTGACTGGATTACCCACAATTGATGATCAGGATCCGAAAGAGGAGTTGACTATAGTGGTTCGGAATGCAAAGAAAATACACAATGTTGTCCTTGAACATGTCAATAAGACTTTAAAATCTTGGATAGAAGGATCTAGATTTCTGAAAAGGTTAGctcaaa GGAAGACTGAAATAATTACTGAAATGACTCAAATGGAGATTGTCAAGTACATAGCAAAGCAAATACAATACTACATTCTGGAAGGCTATGCACCTGAAGATATAGCCATCCTGTGTAGTACTAACATAGAATGTGAAAGGTACCTTCGTTCACTACAGGCAAAGCTTAAAACACATTTTGTAAATGCAGAGAAAATACAGAAAAATGTTATTGTCCTAGATAGTTTGCGCCGATTTTCAGGCCTTGAGAGGACAATTGTATTTGCCATCAACCCTGTACCTCATCCATCACAGAGCGAACTAACTTCTAACTTTGTGGTCTGTGCGGCTTCGCGAGCAAGGACAAAACTTCATATGTTTTATGAAGATTCCTCTCTTGGCTATGCATAA